One genomic region from Candidatus Zixiibacteriota bacterium encodes:
- the topA gene encoding type I DNA topoisomerase, with the protein MGKNLVIVESPAKTKTLKRFLGKDYQLEASLGHIKNLPQKSLGVKIEEDFKPEYVVIPGRKKIIDKLKKEAGKAEKVYLAPDPDREGEAIAWHVAEEIKKTNPNILRASFNEITKEAVLKGIEKAGPIDMDKVNAQQARRILDRLVGYKVSPFLWKTVYRGLSAGRVQSVALRIICEREEEIEKFVPQEYWSITGWFENQKKESFSADLVKIKGEDFRIENQVRAEEILRDLGQKNYEVDSVSTEKRSRNPYPPFITSTLEQDSARRLYFSPQKTMVIAQQLYEGVELGEKGAVGLITYMRTDSVRIADSAKKATWDFIEKNFGSNYLPDKPREYKSKKTAQEAHEAIRPTYVEYTPDEIKRYLSKDQFKLYQLIYNRFLGSQMREAIYDTTSVEIEADGYTFRATVSELRFDGFLKVYQELKEENGEKEEEAKLPLLKEGEKLNLLKLEPEQHFTKPPARFSEATLIKELEANGIGRPSTYALIVGTIEERTYVEKEKKKLFPTELGKTVNRILVENFPELFDVGFTAEMEEELDRIEEGEDNWVKVLKDFYTPFKSILEEAEKKRKEIKSTIQEKTEEICEKCGSPMVIKWGRHGRFLACSAYPKCKKTKPLNNNEQNHITEEKCELCGSPMVLKNGRFGKFLACSRYPECKNTKPYSLGIPCPKGCGGFIVEKKSKRGKIFYGCSNYPKCDFAAWDKPVKENCPQCGANFMVLKESKKKGEYLLCLKCKYEKSVAEDKVEVKS; encoded by the coding sequence ATGGGAAAGAACTTAGTCATTGTAGAATCGCCTGCCAAGACCAAGACTTTAAAAAGGTTTTTAGGCAAGGATTATCAATTGGAGGCTTCTTTAGGGCATATAAAGAACCTGCCCCAGAAAAGCTTAGGTGTGAAGATCGAAGAGGATTTCAAGCCGGAGTACGTAGTTATCCCTGGCAGGAAAAAAATCATCGATAAGCTCAAAAAGGAAGCCGGGAAAGCTGAGAAGGTTTACCTTGCCCCTGATCCGGACCGGGAAGGTGAAGCAATTGCCTGGCACGTAGCAGAAGAGATCAAGAAAACCAATCCTAATATCCTCAGAGCATCTTTTAACGAGATAACCAAAGAAGCGGTTTTAAAGGGGATAGAAAAGGCTGGTCCAATTGATATGGACAAGGTCAATGCCCAGCAGGCTAGAAGGATCCTGGACCGCCTGGTGGGATATAAAGTCAGCCCGTTTTTATGGAAAACAGTTTACCGGGGCTTGAGTGCTGGGAGAGTCCAGTCAGTTGCCCTGAGGATAATCTGCGAGCGGGAAGAAGAGATAGAGAAATTCGTTCCCCAGGAATACTGGAGCATCACCGGCTGGTTTGAAAACCAGAAGAAAGAGTCGTTCTCAGCGGATTTGGTCAAGATAAAAGGGGAAGATTTCAGGATTGAAAATCAAGTTAGGGCAGAGGAAATTCTCCGGGACCTTGGGCAGAAAAATTACGAAGTAGATTCTGTCAGCACTGAGAAGAGGAGCAGAAACCCTTATCCTCCTTTTATCACCTCTACCTTAGAGCAGGATTCTGCACGCAGGCTTTATTTCTCTCCCCAGAAAACTATGGTCATAGCCCAGCAGCTCTACGAAGGGGTGGAATTAGGGGAGAAGGGCGCAGTCGGTCTGATCACCTACATGCGCACAGACTCAGTTCGCATTGCAGATTCAGCTAAAAAGGCGACCTGGGATTTCATAGAGAAAAATTTTGGCTCGAACTATCTCCCAGATAAGCCCCGTGAATATAAATCCAAAAAGACTGCTCAAGAGGCGCATGAGGCTATTCGCCCTACCTATGTGGAATATACGCCGGATGAGATAAAAAGATATCTAAGCAAAGACCAGTTCAAGCTTTACCAGTTGATCTACAATCGCTTCTTAGGCTCGCAGATGAGAGAGGCAATCTATGACACCACCAGTGTAGAAATCGAAGCAGATGGCTATACTTTCAGGGCAACTGTTTCAGAATTGAGATTTGACGGTTTCTTAAAAGTCTATCAAGAGCTCAAAGAGGAGAACGGGGAAAAAGAGGAGGAGGCGAAGCTTCCGCTCTTGAAAGAAGGTGAGAAGTTAAATCTGTTGAAGCTTGAACCGGAGCAGCATTTCACCAAGCCTCCTGCAAGATTTTCCGAAGCCACCCTTATAAAAGAACTGGAAGCCAATGGCATCGGAAGGCCCTCTACCTATGCTCTGATCGTGGGCACCATCGAGGAGAGAACATATGTGGAAAAAGAAAAGAAGAAGCTTTTCCCCACAGAGTTAGGAAAGACTGTCAACCGGATATTAGTGGAGAATTTCCCTGAGCTTTTCGACGTGGGGTTCACTGCTGAGATGGAGGAGGAATTAGACCGGATCGAGGAAGGGGAAGATAACTGGGTCAAGGTGCTGAAAGATTTTTATACTCCTTTTAAATCTATCTTAGAGGAGGCGGAGAAAAAAAGAAAAGAGATCAAAAGCACAATCCAGGAAAAAACCGAGGAGATCTGCGAGAAATGCGGCAGCCCGATGGTGATAAAATGGGGCAGGCACGGCAGGTTTTTAGCCTGTTCAGCTTATCCCAAATGTAAGAAAACCAAGCCGCTGAATAATAATGAGCAGAACCACATCACTGAGGAAAAATGCGAGCTCTGCGGGTCCCCGATGGTTTTGAAAAACGGCAGATTCGGAAAATTTCTTGCCTGTTCCAGATACCCTGAGTGCAAAAATACCAAACCTTATTCTTTAGGGATTCCCTGTCCCAAAGGATGCGGGGGATTCATCGTGGAGAAAAAAAGCAAAAGAGGGAAAATCTTTTATGGCTGTTCCAACTACCCCAAATGTGATTTCGCAGCCTGGGACAAACCGGTCAAGGAAAACTGCCCGCAATGCGGGGCGAATTTTATGGTTTTAAAAGAAAGCAAGAAAAAAGGGGAATATCTCCTGTGCCTGAAATGTAAATATGAAAAAAGTGTGGCTGAAGATAAGGTAGAGGTCAAGAGCTGA
- the rpoZ gene encoding DNA-directed RNA polymerase subunit omega, with protein sequence MSDFSLDDLYKSRINRFAAVIVAARRARKINQDFLAERESRAGEEEEIKEPRAADEALESLMKGKIEFEYPEVRTRKKG encoded by the coding sequence ATGTCAGATTTCTCTCTGGATGATCTGTACAAGTCGAGGATAAACAGATTCGCCGCAGTGATTGTGGCTGCCAGGCGGGCACGTAAGATAAATCAGGATTTCTTAGCTGAAAGAGAAAGCAGGGCAGGGGAAGAAGAGGAGATAAAAGAGCCCAGGGCTGCGGATGAAGCACTGGAATCATTGATGAAAGGAAAAATCGAATTTGAGTATCCGGAAGTAAGAACTCGAAAGAAAGGATAA
- the gmk gene encoding guanylate kinase gives MRKQTKPMLVVLSSPSGGGKTVIARSLLKKHPKFKRSLSFTTREKRKGEKEGIDYCFVSRKEFQKKIKERQFAEWALVFGNYYGTPKKNIQKAEGKIKVLFLVLDVQGGLALKRKYPDSVLIFILPPSLAELEKRLSHRGTDKPEIIRKRLKAALKEITFCKRYDYIVVNRKLKDTVKFLEEIITAEKHRAKRTAIEVFLSKRSK, from the coding sequence ATGAGAAAACAAACAAAGCCGATGTTGGTGGTTTTATCCTCACCTTCTGGTGGAGGCAAAACCGTCATCGCAAGATCATTGCTTAAGAAACATCCGAAATTCAAACGTTCGCTCTCGTTTACCACCAGGGAAAAAAGAAAAGGTGAAAAAGAAGGGATCGATTACTGTTTTGTCAGCCGGAAAGAATTCCAGAAGAAAATAAAGGAGCGTCAGTTTGCGGAATGGGCTTTAGTCTTCGGGAATTATTACGGCACGCCTAAAAAAAATATCCAAAAAGCCGAAGGAAAGATTAAGGTCTTGTTCCTGGTCCTGGATGTCCAGGGAGGATTGGCTCTCAAACGCAAGTATCCGGACAGCGTATTGATTTTTATTTTACCACCCTCTCTGGCCGAACTGGAAAAAAGATTATCCCATCGGGGAACTGACAAGCCGGAGATAATCAGGAAAAGACTGAAAGCCGCTCTAAAAGAGATCACTTTTTGTAAAAGATATGACTATATAGTGGTCAATAGAAAGCTCAAAGATACCGTAAAGTTTCTGGAGGAGATCATAACTGCCGAAAAGCACAGGGCAAAGAGGACGGCAATAGAGGTGTTCTTAAGTAAAAGGTCAAAATAG